The Oncorhynchus tshawytscha isolate Ot180627B linkage group LG20, Otsh_v2.0, whole genome shotgun sequence genome has a window encoding:
- the LOC112220214 gene encoding microtubule-associated protein 1B, producing MATLVESADIETLSSSSNVMASPMSASLSHRFDDNKFYLLVVIGEIVTEDHLKCAIADIEKGIRSWDTNLIDCNLDQELKLFVSRHSARFSADVRGQRILHHKSSVLETVVLINPSDEAVSTEVCQMISDTARNKLLVLSGQSFENTGALILQSGSFSFFNFIDIFTDQEIGELLSTIRPANKASLTLYCPEQGDWKNSNLDKHNLQDFINMKLNSPLILPEMEGLSEFTEYLSESVEIPSPFDMLEPPTSGGFLKLSKPCCYIFPGGHGDSALFAVNGFNMLINGGSDRKSCFWKLVRHLDRVDSILLTHIGDDNLPGINSMLQRKMAELEEEQSQGSQATGDWLKNLISPDIGVVFLNTPDNLGNPAEPNFRVRRNIEEAAHTLHYLSKLNLRPEPLQRPVGNTIEPIILFQKMGVGKLEMYVLNPSKNSKELQHFMKQWTGSEKDKATVILPNGKESELPISYMTSISSLIVWHPSNPSEKIVRVLFPGNASQYHILEGLEKLKHLDFLKQPVVTQKELSSNLAPALKQAKLKHKTDSKESLKSVSRPSPSKSFKKESKEEAPEKAKTDAELAQEKTNKFEKKDKPLVKKEKAKAPEKEVKVKAEPTTETPEKKKAEMKPKALKEKIIKKEPRKSVEKKNDEKEVKKEVVKKDDKLTSKKEETPKTEQKQETPKKEQKVKKDILKKDRDFRRDSPMKVRKEENKEQKKDDLKKDIKKPSKDLKNTPSALGEGKKLAAKPKPLKKDDTTKKDFGSPSKSKAKPKVTKKDLKATDAKSAVAGAAAVTAGVVATATCAAEVLETDRAMMSSPEDLTKDFEELKEEEIFQEEEPVVIHREDLMHSKESPEAAESLDEGITTTEHEGESGETPEEQEHKGKLSGSGSEKFEDEGTGLDYEEKGETEEVHEPMRSEMDNHKHADDSEDEDSEDEDAEPDHCGEDLNRKEREVQKWGLSVTPPPKTSEPLSPSASIHDETLPAGSDDEAASDDENRDEAYTATSGHTQSTIEISSVPTPMDEMSTPRDIMSDETTNDETEDSPSQDFARFGGTMLGDLERKRLSPLHDGPESDHSKSDATEGRDYNASASTISPPSSLEEDKEEGFKSDKFGLDSASSILTTTSPLIRSPSAPKGTFDSYLSGFAAPIELCTTLSGSSKAPAGSSTSPDDKTLEGTTSPHSSGHTPYFQSPVDEKAGSIAPANDHGPVIVEVTSDKEDSNRVSPMDDPIPDHTSTIEKVLSPIKSPPPVVEGKLHFDLDHMSTMHSSQDEKKNGASDSTSFSSTNPFAGFKEESKMSISEATTSDKSGSPVDEAVAEDTFSHIASASTASLATSSFPEPMTDDVSPALHGEAGSPQSTEVEDSLSVSVVQTPTPFQEAEVSPKGESPRPMSISPDISPKTAKLRTPVQEPKSPEHSTMSFGQESPDHSLALDFSKQSPEHPSAGSLRATENGPTEVDYSPSEGNDLRSSEQYRPTVDKPMLFKDNDSGRATSASPSDASQSTPSTTTPCQMREMSPGLAQQMDKSPATPKGSSPSSPSYSCFTQKTDMPLGAETNPFKCGGDSKSPVSPKVPSPSYIPLSFNHSDYKKCAGGSKDPDSSQKSPSPGSRTDVDLCLVTSCEYRHPKTELSPSFINPSPLEYFMNEENPLEEEKPLAKSGGGPPPPGSKLHAKQCEETPPTSISESAPSQTDSDVPPGTEECPSITADANIDSEDDSETLPTDRTLTYRHADPPPVAPRDSAPSPAHPDVTMVDPEADKPPADDNNQTKDKESKAEGAEKAKKKKLTKTKSSSPVRKTGLSKVKDSKAMASPKKSVGEGKDAKNATNSSASRGVKSATSGSGSGKAATAIPIPNCPPMYMDLVYIPNHCSAKNVDAEFFKRVRSSYYVASGNDQTAQEPSKAVLNSLLEGKATWGNNMQVTLIPTHDSEVMREWYQETHEKQQDLNIMVLASSSTVVMQDESFPACKIEL from the exons GGCAGAGAATTCTTCACCACAAAAGCAGCGTTCTCGAGACAGTAGTGCTTATCAACCCCTCAGATGAAGCTGTCAGCACTGAG GTTTGTCAGATGATCTCAGACACAGCCAGAAACAAGCTGCTGGTCCTTTCAGGACAAAGCTTTGAAAACACAGGAGCACTGATTTTGCAGTCtggctccttctctttcttcaaCTTCATAGATATATTCACAGACCAAGAG aTTGGTGAATTACTTAGCACTATTCGCCCAGCAAACAAGGCAAGCCTAACCCTCTATTGCCCTGAGCAAGGTGACTGGAAAAACTCAAACTTGGACAAACACAACCTACAAGACTTCATCAACATGAAGCTCAATTCACCACTGATACTCCCAGAGATGGAAGGTCTCTCAGAGTTCACAGAATACCTGTCGGAGTCAGTAGAAATCCCATCGCCATTTGACATGCTGGAGCCTCCGACCTCTGGCGGTTTCCTGAAGCTCTCAAAACCATGCTGCTACATTTTCCCCGGCGGCCACGGCGACTCTGCCCTCTTTGCGGTGAATGGGTTCAACATGCTCATCAACGGGGGCTCCGACCGCAAGTCCTGTTTCTGGAAGCTGGTGAGACACCTAGACCGGGTAGACTCCATCCTCCTGACCCACATCGGGGACGACAACCTGCCAGGCATCAACAGTATGCTTCAGAGGAAGATGGCTGAGCTGGAGGAAGAGCAGTCACAGGGTTCCCAAGCTACTGGCGACTGGTTGAAGAACCTCATATCCCCAGACATTGGGGTTGTGTTCTTGAACACCCCTGATAATCTGGGGAACCCTGCTGAACCCAACTTCAGAGTGAGGAGGAACATTGAAGAGGCAGCACACACACTCCATTACCTGAGCAAGTTGAATCTGAGGCCCGAGCCTTTGCAGAGGCCGGTCGGGAACACTATCGAACCCATCATTCTGTTTCAGAAGATGGGCGTGGGGAAGCTTGAGATGTATGTGCTGAACCCGTCGAAGAACAGCAAGGAGCTGCAACATTTTATGAAGCAGTGGACAGGCAGCGAGAAAGACAAAGCCACTGTTATTCTGCCCAATGGAAAAGAATCTGAGCTCCCAATTTCTTATATGACCTCAATCTCTTCCTTAATTGTGTGGCACCCATCAAACCCTTCAGAGAAGATAGTACGTGTCCTGTTTCCAGGCAATGCCTCTCAGTATCACATTCTTGAAGGTTTGGAAAAACTAAAACACTTGGACTTCTTGAAGCAGCCAGTTGTCACCCAGAAGGAGCTATCTTCTAACTTGGCACCAGCTCTAAAGCAAGCAAAGCTGAAACATAAAACTGACAGCAAGGAGAGTTTGAAGTCAGTCTCTAGGCCATCACCAAGCAAAAGTTTCAAAAAGGAGTCGAAGGAGGAGGCTCCAGAGAAGGCAAAGACAGATGCAGAATTGGCTCAAGAAAAGACTAACAAATTTGAGAAAAAAGACAAACCTTTAGTGAAAAAAGAAAAAGCGAAGGCACCAGAAAAAGAAGTGAAGGTGAAAGCAGAGCCAACTACCGAAACTCCAGAAAAGAAGAAGGCTGAAATGAAACCAAAAGCTCTTAAGGAGAAGATTATCAAAAAAGAACCCAGGAAGTCTGTAGAAAAGAAAAATGATGAAAAGGAGGTAAAGAAAGAAGTAGTGAAGAAAGATGATAAGCTAACATCTAAAAAGGAAGAAACACCCAAAACGGAACAGAAGCAAGAAACACCCAAAAAGGAACAGAAGGTGAAGAAAGACATTttaaagaaagacagagatttcAGGAGGGATTCCCCCATGAAGGTGAGGAAGGAAGAGAATAAGGAGCAAAAGAAAGACGATCTAAAGAAAGACATAAAGAAGCCATCCAAGGATTTAAAAAATACTCCATCTGCTTTAGGCGAAGGGAAAAAACTTGCAGCAAAACCAAAACCTCTGAAAAAAGATGATACGACAAAGAAAGACTTTGGAAGCCCTTCCAAGTCCAAGGCAAAACCGAAAGTCACCAAGAAGGACCTCAAGGCCACAGATGCTAAATCTGCTGTTGCAGGAGCTGCAGCTGTCACAGCAGGAGTGGTAGCCACTGCCACTTGTGCTGCAGAGGTCCTTGAGACAGATAGAGCCATGATGTCTTCTCCAGAGGACCTCACTAAGGACTTTGAAGAGCTCAAAGAAGAGGAGATCTTTCAGGAAGAAGAGCCGGTGGTGATCCACAGAGAGGACCTCATGCACTCTAAGGAGTCCCCTGAAGCAGCAGAGTCTCTGGATGAGGGGATCACAACCACTGAGCATGAAGGAGAAAGCGGGGAGACTCCAGAGGAACAAGAGCATAAAGGGAAGTTGAGCGGCAGCGGCAGTGAGAAGTTTGAAGATGAGGGAACTGGGCTAGATTatgaagagaagggagagacagaagaggtcCATGAGCCAATGAGAAGTGAAATGGACAACCATAAACATGCTgatgacagtgaagatgaggactCTGAGGACGAGGATGCAGAGCCAGACCATTGTGGAGAAGATcttaacagaaaggaaagagaagtaCAGAAGTGGGGCCTGTCGGTGACACCCCCTCCCAAAACTTCTgagcctctctctccatctgcatcTATTCATGATGAGACCCTTCCAGCTGGCTCTGATGACGAAGCAGCCTCAGATGATGAGAACCGTGACGAGGCATACACTGCTACATCTGGCCACACCCAGTCAACTATTGAGATCTCCAGTGTGCCAACTCCAATGGACGAAATGTCCACTCCAAGGGACATTATGAGTGACGAGACTACTAACGATGAGACAGAGGATTCTCCCTCTCAGGACTTTGCCAGGTTTGGAGGAACAATGTTAGGAGACCTTGAGAGGAAGCGGCTGTCTCCACTACACGACGGCCCAGAGTCAGACCATTCAAAGAGCGATGCCACCGAAGGCAGGGACTACAACGCTTCTGCATCCACAATATCTCCACCATCGTCACTGGAAGAGGACAAAGAGGAAGGGTTCAAGTCCGACAAATTTGGTCTTGATTCAGCAAGCTCTATACTCACCACTACTTCACCTCTCATCCGCTCCCCTTCAGCTCCCAAAGGAACCTTTGACTCATACTTATCTGGATTCGCGGCACCAATTGAACTGTGCACAACACTTTCAGGATCATCAAAGGCACCAGCTGGGTCTTCTACTAGCCCAGATGACAAGACATTGGAAGGTACCACCTCACCTCATTCCTCTGGTCACACCCCTTACTTTCAGTCTCCCGTGGATGAGAAGGCTGGCTCTATAGCACCTGCAAATGATCATGGGCCTGTAATTGTAGAAGTTACAAGTGATAAAGAAGATTCCAACAGGGTCAGCCCCATGGACGACCCAATTCCTGACCACACCTCGACTATAGAGAAGGTGCTGTCCCCAATCAAGAGCCCGCCGCCTGTAGTAGAAGGAAAGTTACACTTTGATTTAGATCATATGTCAACAATGCACTCGAGTCAAGATGAGAAGAAAAATGGGGCTAGCGACAGTACCTCATTCTCATCCACAAACCCATTCGCAGGTTTCAAAGAGGAGAGTAAAATGTCGATCTCGGAGGCAACCACGTCTGATAAATCGGGTAGCCCTGTAGATGAGGCTGTAGCAGAGGACACTTTTTCACACATCGCCTCGGCTTCCACTGCCTCACTGGCCACCAGCTCATTCCCAGAGCCTATGACAGATGACGTTTCCCCTGCTCTCCATGGTGAAGCCGGTTCCCCTCAATCAACAGAGGTGGAGGACTCCCTATCTGTCTCTGTGGTTCAGACTCCAACCCCTTTTCAGGAGGCAGAGGTCTCTCCTAAGGGGGAGAGCCCCAGGCCCATGTCAATATCTCCAGACATCTCACCAAAGACAGCCAAATTAAGGACACCAGTGCAGGAGCCTAAATCCCCAGAGCATTCCACCATGTCATTTGGCCAGGAGTCCCCTGATCACTCATTAGCCCTAGATTTCAGCAAACAGTCTCCAGAGCACCCTTCTGCAGGCAGTCTGCGCGCCACAGAGAACGGCCCAACAGAGGTGGACTACAGCCCCTCAGAGGGGAATGATCTGAGATCCTCCGAGCAGTACAGACCCACTGTAGACAAGCCTATGCTTTTCAAAGACAATGACTCAGGTCGCGCCACCTCTGCGTCCCCATCAGACGCATCTCAGTCCACCCCCTCGACAACTACGCCTTGTCAGATGAGGGAAATGTCACCGGGCTTAGCCCAGCAGATGGACAAATCCCCTGCCACCCCAAAAgggtcttccccctcttccccctcctatTCTTGCTTCACTCAGAAAACAGATATGCCCCTAGGAGCAGAGACTAATCCCTTCAAATGTGGTGGAGATTCCAAATCCCCTGTCAGCCCCAAGGTTCCCTCCCCATCCTACATACCACTCTCTTTCAACCACTCCGACTATAAGAAGTGTGCAGGTGGTTCCAAGGACCCAGACTCCTCCCAGAAGAGCCCCTCTCCTGGGTCTAGGACAGATGTTGACCTTTGCCTTGTGACCTCTTGTGAGTACCGCCACCCTAAGACAGAGCTGTCCCCATCCTTCATCAATCCCAGTCCTTTGGAGTACTTCATGAATGAGGAGAACCCTCTGGAGGAGGAAAAGCCTCTGGCTAAGTCAGGTGGAGGACCTCCACCCCCTGGTAGTAAACTCCATGCTAAGCAATGTGAAGAGACCCCACCAACCTCCATCAGTGAATCCGCCCCATCCCAGACGGATTCGGATGTTCCCCCTGGGACAGAGGAGTGTCCCTCTATTACTGCGGACGCAAACATAGACTCTGAGGATGATTCTGAGACACTACCAACAGACAGGACCCTGACTTACAGACATGCTGATCCTCCTCCCGTGGCTCCCAGGGACTCTGCTCCGTCTCCAGCCCACCCAGATGTCACCATGGTGGATCCGGAGGCCGACAAGCCCCCCGCTGACGACAACAACCAGACTAAGGACAAGGAGTCAAAGGCAGAGGGAGCTGAGAAAGCTAAGAAGAAGAAACTCACCAAGACTAAGTCCTCCTCACCAGTCAGAAAGACTGGCCTTTCAAAAGTAAAGGATTCAAAAGCAATGGCCTCTCCTAAGAAAAGTGTAGGAGAAGGGAAAGATGCCAAAAATGCAACCAATAGCTCTGCATCCAGGGGTGTGAAAAGTGCCACATCAG GTTCAGGTAGTGGAAAGGCAGCAACTGCAATACCCATACCCAACTGCCCTCCCATGTACATGGATTTGGTTTACATCCCAAACCACTGCAGCGCCAAGAATGTGGATGCAGAGTTCTTCAAACGGGTCAGGTCATCCTACTATGTAGCAAGTGGCAATGACCAGACAGCCCAGGAGCCCAGCAAAGCTGTCCTGAACTCACTGCTGGAGGGCAAAGCCACATGGGGAAACAACATGCAG GTGACCCTGATCCCAACTCATGACTCAGAGGTGATGAGGGAGTGGTACCAGGAGACCCACGAGAAGCAGCAGGACCTGAACATCATGGTGCTGGCCTCCAGCTCCACCGTGGTCATGCAGGACGAGTCCTTCCCCGCCTGCAAGATAGAGCTGTGA